A section of the Oryzias latipes chromosome 8, ASM223467v1 genome encodes:
- the LOC101172817 gene encoding ubiquitin carboxyl-terminal hydrolase 36 isoform X1, whose product MPIVDKLKEALKPGRKDSGEDGDLNKLLASSAKKVLLQKIEFEPASKGFSYQLDSLKNKYVILNPRSEGATGQKASEPAPIKRQVSENVIWNQSDGIPAPQKMLFPANKLTLKWERVYRVGAGLHNLGNTCFLNSTVQCLTYTPPLANYLLSKEHSRTCHQSGFCMICVMQNHIIQTFANTGNAIKPVSFIRDLKKIARHFRFGSQEDAHEFLRYTIDAMQKACLNGYPKLDRQTQATTLVHQIFGGYLRSRVKCSICKSVSDTYDPYLDIAVEIRQTANIVRALELFVKPDVLSGENAYMCAKCKKKVPATKRFTVHRTSNVLTLSLKRFANFSGGKITKDVGYPEFLNIRPYMSQSSGDPVMYGLYAVLVHSGYSCHAGHYYCYIKASNGQWYQMNDSMVQSSNIKVVLNQQAYVLFYLRIPETKKTADGQTTKTGMLHSGKNNASSEQIKRANLNGPLSSPQVTKKLEPAQLRKIQSMDSGLGFPVFRNGGNAQLQPRLPNWTNATNGPPKLGSGPTVIEEPFKKVKKPSPQGQVQSRSTTPTPSNNGVSRMEGDKKAGGESRGMAASTSFKSLSDSSSADTSESKDSIGTKSAPAGETPSTPRKGSSSLASPARSSDRSQSTKEQKMTKVKPPALNSIASEATNTMSPPPAKKLALSAKKAPSQNRSTDVLSHLPHRLSRDPLHRNQFNSFTSATPSHTHGAGPFHSPKTQSLSSGHFCGSVQQPSLLVSDASPSHKTNGFHHPSPKSPKSSNNPKMITQQSDVSPQAPEVSQKQKKKKRRHSEAEDKTEPETSSTPVTPSSPLETASERKRRKKRKKRKREREEEEKIQEEDWCQGGLWSLTSKSDAEPSKKKCQISNVSPKACESAEEEQHRELVRKKKKKKKKIIQDLEDSLQETSESSKRNLEMNTTDVCNDTQDSGLLKKKSKVKKKRLKEKERLRDEGEESAASLPANPPCEPDASENSRTSKENTKGGPASVVMWDSQIKDVSKRSQADGSTAVDAPIRVAWDGKKTSNVVEELLKNSSDKAYGANVLTWDGEVSAVSRDAIEDVRNAKFDTVIDEWDEDFDRGKVKKVKSYKSEKWRNGSNFFQKIQDRRNKWSVTLGGKRAFGGRR is encoded by the exons ATGCCGATAGTGGATAAACTCAAGGAGGCGTTGAAACCTGGTCGAAAGGACTCTGGTGAGGACGGGGATCTCAACAAGCTGTTGGCATCGTCTGCCAAGAAGGTCCTCCTGCAGAAAATCGAGTTTGAGCCGGCCAGCAAAGGTTTCTCCTATCAGCTGGACAGCCTCAAGAACAAGTATGTGATTCTGAATCCCAGAAGTGAGGGCGCCACGGGGCAGAAGGCGTCCGAGCCTGCTCCGATAAAGAGGCAAG TCTCGGAAAATGTGATCTGGAACCAGAGTGACGGGATCCCCGCGCCGCAGAAGATGCTCTTTCCAGCAAACAAGCTGACTCTGAAGTGGGAGCGCGTGTACAGGGTGGGAGCTGGCCTTCACAACCTCGGAAACACCTGCTTCCTCAACTCCACTGTGCAGTGTCTCACCTACACCCCGCCACTCGCCAACTACTTACTCTCAAAGGAGCACAGTCGCACTT GTCATCAGTCGGGTTTCTGCATGATCTGTGTGATGCAGAACCACATCATCCAGACCTTTGCTAACACCGGCAATGCCATCAAGCCCGTTTCCTTCATCAGGGACCTGAAAA aaatTGCCCGACATTTTCGCTTTGGGAGTCAGGAAGACGCTCACGAGTTTTTGCGGTACACCATCGATGCCATGCAGAAAGCCTGTCTCAACGGTTACCCCAA GCTGGATCGGCAAACGCAGGCCACAACACTGGTCCATCAGATCTTTGGAGGTTACCTCAGGTCAAGAG tAAAGTGCTCTATTTGCAAAAGTGTGTCAGATACTTATGACCCTTACCTTGACATCGCTGTGGAGATACGG CAAACGGCAAACATCGTTCGAGCCCTGGAACTGTTTGTTAAACCAGATGTTTTAAGTGGAGAAAATGCTTATATGTGCGCCAA gtgcaaGAAGAAAGTGCCGGCCACCAAGCGCTTCACCGTCCATCGAACATCTAACGTTCTGACCTTGTCGCTGAAGAGGTTTGCCAACTTTAGTGGAGGAAAAATAACAAAG gatgttGGATACCCAGAATTCCTCAACATCCGCCCCTACATGTCTCAGAGCTCCGGTGATCCTGTCATGTATGGCCTCTATGCTGTGCTGGTGCATTCTGGGTACAGTTGTCATGCTGGCCATTACTACTGCTACATCAAG GCAAGCAACGGGCAGTGGTACCAGATGAATGATTCAATGGTGCAGTCGAGTAACATCAAAGTGGTTTTGAACCAGCAGGCATATGTGCTTTTCTACCTGAG GATCCCTGAAACTAAGAAGACTGCAGATGGACAGACCACCAAGACGGGGATGTTGCATTCTGGGAAGAATAATGCATCGTCGGAGCAGATTAAGAGAGCTAACCTAAATGGGCCTCTGTCCTCCCCACAGGTCACAAAG AAACTTGAGCCTGCACAGCTGAGGAAGATTCAGTCCATGGACAGCGGCTTGGGTTTCCCCGTTTTCAGAAATGGTGGCAATGCTCAGCTGCAGCCAAGACTCCCCAACTGGACGAACGCTACCAACGGTCCACCAAAGCTGGGGAGTGGGCCCACCGTCATTGAGGAGCCTTTCAAGAAGGTGAAGAAGCCCAGCCCTCAGGGCCAGGTGCAGTCGCGCAGCACCACGCCCACCCCTTCCAACAACGGGGTCAGCCGGATGGAGGGGGATAAAAAAGCGGGTGGGGAGAGCAGAGGAATGGCAGCATCTACCTCATTCAAGTCTTTGTCGGACTCCTCCTCTGCTGACACCTCTGAGTCAAAG GACTCCATCGGTACCAAAAGTGCACCAGCAGGAGAGACTCCCTCCACTCCTCGGAAGGGATCCAGCAGCCTGGCTTCTCCGGCCAGAAGCTCGGATCGCTCGCAGAGCACAAAAGAGCAGAAGATGACTAAAGTAAAACCCCCAGCGCTCAATAGCATCGCATCTGAAGCCACCAACACCATGTCGCCTCCACCTGCCAAAAAACTGGCCCTGTCAGCCAAGAAG GCTCCCAGCCAGAATCGGAGCACTGATGTTCTGTCCCATTTGCCACACCGGCTGTCCCGTGACCCTCTGCATCGAAATCAGTTCAATTCCTTCACCAGTGCCACACCCAGCCATACACACGG GGCGGGTCCATTCCATTCGCCTAAAACTCAGTCACTATCCTCTGGCCATTTCTGTGGATCCGTACAACAGCCGAGCCTTCTTGTTTCAGACGCCAGCCCGTCTCATAAAACCAATGGTTTTCACCATCCAAGCCCAAAGAGTCCAAAGTCTTCCAACAACCCCAAAATGATTACTCAACAGTCAGATGTTTCCCCCCAAGCTCCAGAAGTGAGccagaagcagaagaagaaaaagcgtCGGCATTCTGAAGCGGAGGATAAAACCGAGCCGGAGACGTCCTCGACTCCCGTCACACCTTCCAGCCCTCTGGAGACGGCGAGCGAGAGGAAACGcaggaagaaaaggaaaaagcgaAAGAGGGAGCGTGAGGAGGAAGAGAAAATCCAGGAGGAGGATTGGTGTCAGGGTGGCTTATGGAGCCTGACGTCTAAATCGGATGCAGAACCCTCCAAAAAAAAGTGCCAGATATCTAACGTGAGCCCGAAAGCATGCGAGTCAGCTGAGGAAGAGCAGCACAGGGAGCTggtgaggaagaagaaaaagaagaagaaaaagatcatTCAGGATCTGGAAGATTCTCTGCAGGAAACATCTGAAAGCTCAAAaag gaATCTTGAGATGAACACCACAGACGTTTGTAATGACACACAAGACTCCGGattgttgaaaaagaaatcaaaagtaaaaaagaagcgGCTAAAAGAAAAGGAGCGACTGAGGGACGAAGGCGAGGAATCTGCTGCCTCTTTGCCCGCGAACCCCCCCTGTGAGCCTGACGCCTCAGAGAACAGCAGAACGAGCAAAGAAAACACGA AAGGGGGTCCAGCCTCTGTGGTGATGTGGGACAGTCAGATAAAGGATGTTTCGAAGCGCAGTCAAGCGGATGGGAGTACAGCAGTAGATGCTCCCATCCGTGTGGCCTGGGATGGGAAAAAGACGAGCAACGTAGTTGAGGAGCTTCTCAAGAACTCCTCGGATAAAGCTTATGGAGCAAACG TCCTCACCTGGGATGGTGAGGTGTCTGCTGTCAGCAGGGATGCCATTGAAGATGTCCGTAATGCCAAGTTCGACACTGTGATTGATGAGTGGGATGAAGATTTTGACAGAGGAAAG gtgaaaaaagtcaaaagctATAAAAGTGAGAAGTGGAGGAACGGCAGCAACTTCTTCCAGAAGATCCAAGACAGGCGGAACAAGTGGTCTGTGACGCTCGGAGGGAAGAGGGCGTTTGGTGGCAGACGGTGA
- the LOC101172817 gene encoding ubiquitin carboxyl-terminal hydrolase 36 isoform X2, whose translation MPIVDKLKEALKPGRKDSGEDGDLNKLLASSAKKVLLQKIEFEPASKGFSYQLDSLKNKYVILNPRSEGATGQKASEPAPIKRQVSENVIWNQSDGIPAPQKMLFPANKLTLKWERVYRVGAGLHNLGNTCFLNSTVQCLTYTPPLANYLLSKEHSRTCHQSGFCMICVMQNHIIQTFANTGNAIKPVSFIRDLKKIARHFRFGSQEDAHEFLRYTIDAMQKACLNGYPKLDRQTQATTLVHQIFGGYLRSRVKCSICKSVSDTYDPYLDIAVEIRQTANIVRALELFVKPDVLSGENAYMCAKCKKKVPATKRFTVHRTSNVLTLSLKRFANFSGGKITKDVGYPEFLNIRPYMSQSSGDPVMYGLYAVLVHSGYSCHAGHYYCYIKASNGQWYQMNDSMVQSSNIKVVLNQQAYVLFYLRIPETKKTADGQTTKTGMLHSGKNNASSEQIKRANLNGPLSSPQVTKKLEPAQLRKIQSMDSGLGFPVFRNGGNAQLQPRLPNWTNATNGPPKLGSGPTVIEEPFKKVKKPSPQGQVQSRSTTPTPSNNGVSRMEGDKKAGGESRGMAASTSFKSLSDSSSADTSESKDSIGTKSAPAGETPSTPRKGSSSLASPARSSDRSQSTKEQKMTKVKPPALNSIASEATNTMSPPPAKKLALSAKKAPSQNRSTDVLSHLPHRLSRDPLHRNQFNSFTSATPSHTHGAGPFHSPKTQSLSSGHFCGSVQQPSLLVSDASPSHKTNGFHHPSPKSPKSSNNPKMITQQSDVSPQAPEVSQKQKKKKRRHSEAEDKTEPETSSTPVTPSSPLETASERKRRKKRKKRKREREEEEKIQEEDWCQGGLWSLTSKSDAEPSKKKCQISNVSPKACESAEEEQHRELVRKKKKKKKKIIQDLEDSLQETSESSKRNLEMNTTDVCNDTQDSGLLKKKSKVKKKRLKEKERLRDEGEESAASLPANPPCEPDASENSRTSKENTKGGPASVVMWDSQIKDVSKRSQADGSTAVDAPIRVAWDGKKTSNVVEELLKNSSDKAYGANVLTWDGEVSAVSRDAIEDVRNAKFDTVIDEWDEDFDRGKVKKSQKL comes from the exons ATGCCGATAGTGGATAAACTCAAGGAGGCGTTGAAACCTGGTCGAAAGGACTCTGGTGAGGACGGGGATCTCAACAAGCTGTTGGCATCGTCTGCCAAGAAGGTCCTCCTGCAGAAAATCGAGTTTGAGCCGGCCAGCAAAGGTTTCTCCTATCAGCTGGACAGCCTCAAGAACAAGTATGTGATTCTGAATCCCAGAAGTGAGGGCGCCACGGGGCAGAAGGCGTCCGAGCCTGCTCCGATAAAGAGGCAAG TCTCGGAAAATGTGATCTGGAACCAGAGTGACGGGATCCCCGCGCCGCAGAAGATGCTCTTTCCAGCAAACAAGCTGACTCTGAAGTGGGAGCGCGTGTACAGGGTGGGAGCTGGCCTTCACAACCTCGGAAACACCTGCTTCCTCAACTCCACTGTGCAGTGTCTCACCTACACCCCGCCACTCGCCAACTACTTACTCTCAAAGGAGCACAGTCGCACTT GTCATCAGTCGGGTTTCTGCATGATCTGTGTGATGCAGAACCACATCATCCAGACCTTTGCTAACACCGGCAATGCCATCAAGCCCGTTTCCTTCATCAGGGACCTGAAAA aaatTGCCCGACATTTTCGCTTTGGGAGTCAGGAAGACGCTCACGAGTTTTTGCGGTACACCATCGATGCCATGCAGAAAGCCTGTCTCAACGGTTACCCCAA GCTGGATCGGCAAACGCAGGCCACAACACTGGTCCATCAGATCTTTGGAGGTTACCTCAGGTCAAGAG tAAAGTGCTCTATTTGCAAAAGTGTGTCAGATACTTATGACCCTTACCTTGACATCGCTGTGGAGATACGG CAAACGGCAAACATCGTTCGAGCCCTGGAACTGTTTGTTAAACCAGATGTTTTAAGTGGAGAAAATGCTTATATGTGCGCCAA gtgcaaGAAGAAAGTGCCGGCCACCAAGCGCTTCACCGTCCATCGAACATCTAACGTTCTGACCTTGTCGCTGAAGAGGTTTGCCAACTTTAGTGGAGGAAAAATAACAAAG gatgttGGATACCCAGAATTCCTCAACATCCGCCCCTACATGTCTCAGAGCTCCGGTGATCCTGTCATGTATGGCCTCTATGCTGTGCTGGTGCATTCTGGGTACAGTTGTCATGCTGGCCATTACTACTGCTACATCAAG GCAAGCAACGGGCAGTGGTACCAGATGAATGATTCAATGGTGCAGTCGAGTAACATCAAAGTGGTTTTGAACCAGCAGGCATATGTGCTTTTCTACCTGAG GATCCCTGAAACTAAGAAGACTGCAGATGGACAGACCACCAAGACGGGGATGTTGCATTCTGGGAAGAATAATGCATCGTCGGAGCAGATTAAGAGAGCTAACCTAAATGGGCCTCTGTCCTCCCCACAGGTCACAAAG AAACTTGAGCCTGCACAGCTGAGGAAGATTCAGTCCATGGACAGCGGCTTGGGTTTCCCCGTTTTCAGAAATGGTGGCAATGCTCAGCTGCAGCCAAGACTCCCCAACTGGACGAACGCTACCAACGGTCCACCAAAGCTGGGGAGTGGGCCCACCGTCATTGAGGAGCCTTTCAAGAAGGTGAAGAAGCCCAGCCCTCAGGGCCAGGTGCAGTCGCGCAGCACCACGCCCACCCCTTCCAACAACGGGGTCAGCCGGATGGAGGGGGATAAAAAAGCGGGTGGGGAGAGCAGAGGAATGGCAGCATCTACCTCATTCAAGTCTTTGTCGGACTCCTCCTCTGCTGACACCTCTGAGTCAAAG GACTCCATCGGTACCAAAAGTGCACCAGCAGGAGAGACTCCCTCCACTCCTCGGAAGGGATCCAGCAGCCTGGCTTCTCCGGCCAGAAGCTCGGATCGCTCGCAGAGCACAAAAGAGCAGAAGATGACTAAAGTAAAACCCCCAGCGCTCAATAGCATCGCATCTGAAGCCACCAACACCATGTCGCCTCCACCTGCCAAAAAACTGGCCCTGTCAGCCAAGAAG GCTCCCAGCCAGAATCGGAGCACTGATGTTCTGTCCCATTTGCCACACCGGCTGTCCCGTGACCCTCTGCATCGAAATCAGTTCAATTCCTTCACCAGTGCCACACCCAGCCATACACACGG GGCGGGTCCATTCCATTCGCCTAAAACTCAGTCACTATCCTCTGGCCATTTCTGTGGATCCGTACAACAGCCGAGCCTTCTTGTTTCAGACGCCAGCCCGTCTCATAAAACCAATGGTTTTCACCATCCAAGCCCAAAGAGTCCAAAGTCTTCCAACAACCCCAAAATGATTACTCAACAGTCAGATGTTTCCCCCCAAGCTCCAGAAGTGAGccagaagcagaagaagaaaaagcgtCGGCATTCTGAAGCGGAGGATAAAACCGAGCCGGAGACGTCCTCGACTCCCGTCACACCTTCCAGCCCTCTGGAGACGGCGAGCGAGAGGAAACGcaggaagaaaaggaaaaagcgaAAGAGGGAGCGTGAGGAGGAAGAGAAAATCCAGGAGGAGGATTGGTGTCAGGGTGGCTTATGGAGCCTGACGTCTAAATCGGATGCAGAACCCTCCAAAAAAAAGTGCCAGATATCTAACGTGAGCCCGAAAGCATGCGAGTCAGCTGAGGAAGAGCAGCACAGGGAGCTggtgaggaagaagaaaaagaagaagaaaaagatcatTCAGGATCTGGAAGATTCTCTGCAGGAAACATCTGAAAGCTCAAAaag gaATCTTGAGATGAACACCACAGACGTTTGTAATGACACACAAGACTCCGGattgttgaaaaagaaatcaaaagtaaaaaagaagcgGCTAAAAGAAAAGGAGCGACTGAGGGACGAAGGCGAGGAATCTGCTGCCTCTTTGCCCGCGAACCCCCCCTGTGAGCCTGACGCCTCAGAGAACAGCAGAACGAGCAAAGAAAACACGA AAGGGGGTCCAGCCTCTGTGGTGATGTGGGACAGTCAGATAAAGGATGTTTCGAAGCGCAGTCAAGCGGATGGGAGTACAGCAGTAGATGCTCCCATCCGTGTGGCCTGGGATGGGAAAAAGACGAGCAACGTAGTTGAGGAGCTTCTCAAGAACTCCTCGGATAAAGCTTATGGAGCAAACG TCCTCACCTGGGATGGTGAGGTGTCTGCTGTCAGCAGGGATGCCATTGAAGATGTCCGTAATGCCAAGTTCGACACTGTGATTGATGAGTGGGATGAAGATTTTGACAGAGGAAAGgtga aaaaaagtcaaaagctATAA